From a single Daphnia pulex isolate KAP4 chromosome 2, ASM2113471v1 genomic region:
- the LOC124206047 gene encoding enhancer of split mbeta protein-like, translating to MASTVLSNVEEEQPISRTYQYRKVMKPMLERKRRARINRCLDELKELMSSALASEGENLTKLEKADVLELTVRHLHKLRERQALGLSPSPSSPGSPNNNNNSQDKFRAGFTHCAAEVSRYLATSTGLDVTVGQRLLSHLGRCVHQLETFPASGAAIPSASYTPPSSPTQQQQSELHRIHRSSVLPPLPVSPALSDVMDSTSSSTTMTGPCDYSKYSIRSDLYSPSAVMANVSEKVWRPW from the exons aTGGCTTCCACAGTTTTGAGCAACGTAGAAGAAGAGCAGCCCATTTCGAGGACTTACCAGTATCGCAAG GTTATGAAACCCATGCTGGAACGTAAACGTCGTGCCCGAATCAACCGGTGTCTGGACGAATTGAAGGAATTGATGAGCTCGGCCTTGGCGTCTGAAGGCGAAAATTTGACCAAATTGGAAAAGGCCGACGTTTTGGAGTTGACGGTTCGCCATTTGCACAAATTGAGGGAACGCCAAGCTCTCGGCTTGAGCCCGTCTCCGTCGTCTCCCGGATCgcccaacaacaataacaacagccAAGACAAATTCCGCGCTGGATTCACGCACTGCGCCGCCGAAGTGTCTCGCTACCTGGCCACCTCCACCGGCTTGGACGTGACGGTTGGCCAGCGACTTCTCTCCCATCTGGGACGCTGCGTTCACCAATTGGAAACTTTTCCGGCTTCCGGTGCTGCTATCCCGTCGGCCAGCTACACTCCACCCAGCTCTcccacccagcagcagcagtctgaGCTCCATCGCATTCATCGCTCTTCCGTCTTGCCTCCGCTGCCCGTCAGTCCGGCTCTTTCCGACGTCATGGattccaccagcagcagcaccaccatGACCGGACCTTGCGACTACTCCAAATACTCGATCCGTTCCGATCTGTATTCTCCGTCTGCCGTGATGGCCAACGTGTCCGAGAAAGTCTGGCGGCCTTGgtag
- the LOC124206180 gene encoding transcription factor HES-1-like: protein MPSHPPATNTWDDKESVSRTMLYKKITKPLLERQRRARINRCLDELKELMSAALAAEGENLTKLEKADVLELTVRHLHQLHREGELSLNAVGGGGGGIFNRPPSAAAAVAAAPADRRRYQGGFIACAQQVASYVMKTPGLEPGLGQRLLAHLARCSQQISPEPQHQSVPPSPVLGLAGLPPLSLPPALPHQPQQQPEGANFGSTAFPSLTLPVDYHAPSAREYSITAQFQVYRPPVAPQPLRITPDLPPAHPAHEGSSDESVSPGSKRRASPDFPHIPKKRYAHFNFDESAGRLRTESESNEPVASTSSSSPGSAAAAHPASSDCYVVESQIVQLSPRPPSSSDGKDTDSMWRPW, encoded by the exons ATGCCTTCGCATCCGCCCGCTACCAACACCTGGGATGACAAAGAATCCGTTTCCAGGACCATGCTCTACAAAAAG ATCACCAAGCCGTTACTGGAACGACAGCGACGAGCTCGAATCAACCGGTGCCTGGACGAATTGAAGGAATTAATGAGCGCCGCACTGGCGGCCGAAGGTGAAAATCTCACCAAACTGGAAAAGGCCGACGTCCTGGAATTGACCGTCCGCCACCTGCACCAACTCCACCGCGAAGGTGAGCTCAGCCTCAATGCAGTCGgaggcggtggtggcggcatTTTCAACCGGCCTCCgtccgctgccgccgccgtgGCCGCCGCTCCGGCCGATCGCAGACGCTACCAGGGCGGATTCATCGCCTGCGCTCAACAAGTGGCCTCGTACGTCATGAAAACGCCCGGATTGGAACCCGGATTGGGTCAGAGGCTCTTGGCCCACCTGGCCAGGTGTTCCCAGCAAATCTCTCCCGAACCCCAGCACCAGTCGGTCCCGCCTTCTCCCGTCCTGGGATTGGCCGGATTGCCACCGCTATCGCTGCCGCCTGCCCTTCCGCATCAGCCGCAGCAACAGCCAGAAGGAGCCAATTTCGGTTCGACCGCCTTCCCATCGCTGACACTTCCGGTCGATTATCACGCACCGTCGGCGCGGGAATATTCCATCACGGCCCAGTTTCAAGTCTACCGCCCGCCCGTAGCGCCTCAGCCGCTGCGGATCACTCCCGACCTGCCGCCAGCTCATCCAGCCCACGAAGGATCGTCCGACGAATCCGTGTCGCCCGGAAGCAAGCGACGGGCCTCTCCCGATTTCCCGCACATTCCCAAAAAGCGCTACGCCCATTTCAATTTCGACGAGTCGGCCGGACGCCTCCGCACCGAGTCGGAATCCAACGAACCCGTGGCCAGCACTTCCAGCAGTTCGCCCGGCTCCGCCGCTGCTGCCCATCCAGCGTCGTCCGACTGTTACGTGGTGGAAAGCCAAATCGTCCAGCTCTCGCCTCGACCTCCTTCATCCAGCGACGGCAAAGATACCGATTCCATGTGGAGGCCTTGGTAG